The genomic interval CCTCCTCATGGCTGCGGACGCTGGACTACTCACCATCCTGATCCAGTGCAGCTTTTCACCAaggcgttctatgggctgccatagactcccattgaaggataataataataataataataataggaaaacatacgaaaacaataggttgtcttgAAGCTTCGCTGCTTGACCCCCAAATATGAATGTGCAAAAATACAAAACTTACCTCCAAATGAGCTCCAGCATTAAACCCAGAGTCTTCATGTGCATAAATAGCTTTTTTTGAGGaaacatataaaataaaatatttttgatACCCAGAATGGTTTTAGAACACGTAATCAACCACTGTGATAAAGAATGAATGTAAGGGAATAAAAAGcagatagaaagagagtgagatgaagagagaagCAGTGGTCAGACTTGTCAATCACAGGTACGATGTTGTCCATGAAAATTATGTGAACCCTGTGATCATGTGGTCAGATCTCGTTTCAACAGAAACATGACCGGAAAGAGTTAGAAATATAAATCAATTATGTTGATTCAGCTTATTTCATAGTTGTAGGCTATACAAATGTTTATTAATTTTTGATTATGAAACAAACTTGCAACATGCTTTCCTGTTTTATGCATTCAGGGCAGGGGGCTTACAGAGTTATCTGTTGTTACCAAATATTTAAGTGTGAGCCAAACCATATGCAACCCTGCCTATTCGATCAAAATGCGACCTAGATCTGATCTGAGAGTGCCCGAAAGCTAGGCCTTACCCATCCTGGAGAGATCTAATCACAAAAGTCTCACTTAAAAGACAAGCATAACCgaggccagagagagaaagagagagttggTTGCCTGTGGTGGCTGGTGATTTTGTGTCAGGTGGTTGCTGGttccaccttctccacctcaCTGCTACATCTTGCAGATGATGTCAGCTGAGAGCGGCGGGTGGAAGTGGATGGTGTGATGCCGGAGGCCCTGAGACGCCTTATTGTTCTTCCAACAGTGGCACTTGAAAGGCTTGCGTGCCCTGATCTGGTTCCTGTGGCCGTTCTTCGCGTGGTACTTGATCCCATTCACATTCTGAAGAGGAAGGCAAAGATGATGAATGAGGCCCAGGGGGGATTGTATTTCTCACCTGTAACTGTGTGTTCATGATCAAAGTACAAGCACACAGTTCACCTTTGTTTACAGAAGGAACTTTACATGAGTGCAATTCTAATATACTCAAATGGCCCGCTAAGAAGAAGTGCCTGTCTGAGGTGTCTAATACAAAGATGACAAAGCCCTTGTAACTGTgcaggggggtgtggtggtggtgagagttTTTTGCCCGAGTCCTGCAGTCTGCAGGGTAAACAGTGAATGTGCTCCTTGTCGATCAGTAGTGCCAGTGCTGACCTGAGCTTGTGTCCTCGCCCAGAACCATGTCAGCCATACAATTTTCTCAAGCTGCACATCTTTTATTCCGACCACACACCCTCAGATTTGAATGAAAAATTCAGTAAAATCTATAAATCATTGGAGTGTACTCATTTTTGCCTTTGTGTTGACATGCTGTAATGCTCAACTAACACCAAGTTTTCCACTAGGAGCAGCTTGGTGTCTATTTGTGTCTCCACTTGGCAGTGAGGCGGTGATGGGGGCTTTGGAAGGGGGACAGCGCTCTAGATGAACTAAGGCTTTGTATCGAAGATATtatcaagagggagagacagtggtCTGCCTTGTATCTCTTGTTGTAGCCCGGCACGGGGCAGGCGAAAGGCTTCTCGTCTACCCCGTTCATGCCCATGGAGCCGAGGATGGACTCAGAACTGATGGCGCTCCTCCTAGTCCTCGTAGTCCACCTCCTCATCACACTCGCTACCTGTGGGGGGGATGTTGGCGTGTATTGACACCAGGTGTGCATGAGTGAGTGCAATGATGTGTTAGTGAGTACAATAGCAACAGACAGCAGATAAAACATGTGgctctttggttttgtttaatgaTTGTATTGGTTGTTAGCAGAGAGAAGGTAAAGCCTCCTGCTAATAATCCTTATCCATGTTAGGCATGGCTCGTCTCTGTGTTCCCAGGTTCCCTACTTCCTCTGGGGCCTGGGGCCAGAGAGAAACCTAAATCATTAAGCCCTACTTCCTGGAGTCCTGGGGAACAGTTGAATCGTGTAGTCATTATTAAATAAGCTTGCGTGACTATCAAAACGCTGAAGGGCAAATTAACATTCCATAAAAAGCTTGACAAACATAGACATGGGAAAATGTACTCCCTACGTTGCTCTCATGAGAATCTCCTTATCGCCTGTGGCATTCCACACTACCAGACAACCTGCCTCTTCCATAGTTAAAGGATTTGGACTATTAAGAACCGATACATTTTTGAGATTGTCTATGTCAAGATGTAAGTCAGCTATGACTGTTGTTAAACTCTCCCCATCTCGCTGTGTAGACAAGTTCATACACAGCCATAAATGCAATTATTGCAGTAACAACGTTGACTACGCAACAATATACAAGAGTATGCACAAGTGGAGTTTATCGGCCCCACAGATCAGTGgatacacactgacagacagtttgtgtgtgagggaaaGGCAGGCCGCCCAATCAATGTGGGCAGCTAGAGGACTTATCAGTGTCCCCAAACGACTGTGAGGTGACGTGATCAGGGTATTCTCCAGGCTAGCCATGGAAGTGGGAAGTGGGGGAAATGTCAAGTTGACATTGTGTTCGTACAACAGGGAATCAAGCACTAATTTGGATTCAAAAGCATTTTCTGCATTCCAATAAGTAAAGAAACACCCCCTAGTAGATTTACCATTGCAATTTATTGAAATATGGCTCTTCTGGCCTCAGTTTCTAAGTCTGTGAGCATGCATAAGCTTCAACACAGAATTGAAAACATGTAGCATGGGTAGTCCGTATACACGTGGAAAAGTCAAGATACTGCTATGGGAGCTGCTAAACACTGGAATATAATGGATGgcaatggggagagagagagaattagagaaagataaagaaaaagagagagagacagagacatagaggtagagagagacagacagacagacagacacacggattgacagacagagagaaagagagagacagagagagagagagagagagagcggcagaaagagggacagacagagggagacagagagagagaaactattCTCTGTCCTAGAGACCTGTCGGGGTACTGctgtggaaggaggaggaggagttcatgGGTGGGGTGACTGGTTGCCGCTGGCGTGCCGCTGGCGTGCCGGGTGTGTGGAGGCTCTGAGTCAGGCCTTCCCCAGTGCTGCTCAAGGAGAGGGACAGCTTGGGCTGAGACTTCTTCCTCACAGTCTGGTTCTCTCGCCGCGCCGCCTTGATCATGAATATGCCAAGCCGGGGAGTTATTAAGGTGAGCCTGGGAGATTCTATCCAACTTTTAGGATCTCTTCTCCAGCTGTCTGCCCTTAAGAGACACGGTGCAGTCTCTAAGGATAAGTCTGATGGCAGCAGCCGGATAGGTCTAGAGGTGAGGTTGTTTGACGCCTTACCGAAAGCTTTTCGCTGTGGAGTCTGTGCAGTATATCTTTAGACATCGTCAAGCCTAACCTTTACCGGCTCCTTAAAGCTAGGGGCTCCAGTTTGGAGAAACAGCAAGAGTAGGCTTCCttccaaagccactcccccaaaacacgtgactagctcgctagctttaagTCTACcagccttgtggaagactctgCTCATGGTATTTAGTTCCCGGGCAGACTTGCATGTAGTATCATTCGGCCCGAATAAAAGACAAAAATTGAACCTAGGGTCTTTTTCGGCATGAAGACCCATAgaataagccctccagacacTATTTTTCGTTAATTATCGAGTAAAGATCTTGCCCACGAATGCCCGGATCAAtgtaacagcccaaatggcttccatgttattggctagggTCAGTGTGAACGCTTCCAAATCGAAATttattaatcattaatattgctcaaaatagtaccaaacctctgcagtagcatgactagggtcccaACACATAAATCAAAgcattgaaatttgaaaacATAGTTAGCGTAccgggagtttattaaaaaagactgttttcctgtgccttaccggtaggtacatgtttccaggaagtccacagAAGTCGATTACCGGCTACCGTCAATAATAAAATAGAGGCGCCAAATAATTGTAAACAGCCAAGTATAAAGAGGGGAGATTGTTGAGTTTAATTTCTTGGCGCCTCCATTATATTATTTACAGTATCAGGTAATGAACTTctgtggacttcctggaaacatggacctaCCACTTACTTAGTTGTTgatgcttcgttttatgtgcaGGGACGCTAGTcatgcagaggtttggtgccaGTGGCGGTTCTACATCCAGTTACGCCCCGGGCAAGATTTCCTCCAAGCGGGGGGGGTTTGTATCATGatcctacggacttcagtgggggtttcattccgccTGTGCACAgcaccttctcaacgagcaggtgtgcgcctgcagccagagggggcgccaatataccaattccccacacaatgttatgtactTCATTGAAAACCGCTTTGCGGCGCGTTTCTAttttttactgctcgtggcACCCGCCCCCCATCCGATTTGGCGCCCCACACAAATAAGGCGgcccgggcggctgcctggttcgcccatgcctaaaaccgccactgttTGGCGCTAatttgagcaatattagtggttaaatTTTTTTTGATTTGGAAGCGTTCACACTGACCCTAGCTAATAACATGAAAGCCATTTCGGCTGTTACATTGCTCCGGGCTTTCGAGGGCAAGCTCGATATTCGATTATCAATGAAGAAAAGTGTCTGGGGGTCTTATTTTATGGTTCTTCATGCCAAAAAAGATCCTGGGTTAAAttttcgccggaattacactttaatacAGGCCTGCGTCAGTCACAtacctttatttttcctttttttgttcatggcttttaatttattaattgcTGTGTCAGGATGTTGAGAACTTCAAGAAATATGTCAAAAAAATCTTCTAAAATGAATTGCCTACCCTAGATTTAATAACATGAGGCATCTAAAATAATCCCATTAAGACACTTTTGATAAAagtatctgctaaatgactacagTAATGAAGCTCTCTGGTTGGAGTGAATGTATCATTAGATCAGATCCCATGAAAGAAATATATAAGATTCATTGTtgctttttcgttttttttataaCGGATAGTTAAATTGTTTATCGTAATAAATGTTTGCCGTAAATGTTTGCCATAAAAATGAAATGTTCACACAGACATAGTTTAAGCAAAAGTGGAATTAACAAATTAAGTTGAAAGCACTTCAAGATGTTTTTGAACGCAGGGAGACAGTGGTAGACCCTTGTACCATGGCTGCTTACATTAGGCCTATACGACCCTGAGTCAAACACCAAAGACCACTGGGATGAACCCAGGGCCCTTAAACCAGTCATCAAACTTATTTAttctgaggagtgcaacagaggAATCTTTAACTTAAATTAAACTGATTAAATGAGTAGCAGCATTTGAAGTAGATTGAAACCGGGCCTATCCTACCTCAATGCAACAGttaaaatattatcttttcATCCCACTTATATCGTCGGAATTGTAATAAGGATTTGTATAATCAAAGAGTAAAGTAATGCCAGCGCCCATACTTTCatataaacaaatacatatGATTGTGCTGTCTTTATTTGTTGTGAAAGTGTGTTACTTATGAACGTGCAAGTTTACCTGTTGACATAGCTCAGGGCGACATAggtaggctgctgctgctcctgcgtCTCCAGGAGACGGGGGACTGTGTCTGAagaagagacggagagggagaagaagacaaaaacaagaaatgagaagaacaagaagaagacaAGAACAATAAGAAgacaaagaacaacaagaagatGAAGAACAAGAAGACAAGAACAAGAAATTAGACGAACAAAAAAAGATAAGAACAAGAAATGAGAAGAACAAGACGAGGAAAAGAACAAGAAATtggaagaacaacaacaacaacaacaagacgaCGAAGAACAAGAGCAAGACAAAGAACAAGATGAAGAACAAGAAGACGACGAAGAACAATAACAAGAAGAAGACGAataacaagaacaagaacaagaaaggagaagaaggagaagaacaagAAATGAGAAGAACAAGAaatgagaagaagaggaagaaatagcagagaaagaacaagaacaagaaggaGGAAAACATTAGGCCTTGAGCAtggtactttttttttatctttccaATGTGTTAAACAACCTCTAGGTTGCCAGGTGGGTGGTTCCTGTATCAGTGGACATATAAGGGGCTAAGAAACATCCATTGTGACAACTCAGTCGAAGGCTCAGTCCGATTTCATTGCTCATAGGCAAATCTCAGCCCTtcccctcgctgttgcgcgttcacgcaCCATTGAACCATGTCCGAAACcattggcgtcagtttggtttgaaatgtgctggggacagagacgcattggaagtgcatttttagaagtgctgggtacaatgaggatgcactcttttttctctctttagtgccggtaatgaaaggttctgaaagacggcataacaatgtagctaattactaaggaataaaatgtatacaaaatctgtctggctcgtgtatgaagaaaacgttttcaaaaagcatcggacatatgactcactatgttctgctccacgtatccaatgttgacaacgtgacatgatatggctaagctaacaacataaacaagaggaactaggaaaggaatttaactgcgtgtttaagttcagaagggccaaagcaataagcaataaatatcgcgtcttacctttatttatgtggcagtggtctgcagatgcatcccgtggtgtagcctaccacatccatttagttcaacaggttatcgttctgatactgtccatggtactagcaacctgctctggtgcttcttacctatgcattcaggctaaaatgacttgattgtctgatgtcTCATCATCCCAggcaaagagtattggtattattagtaatggctacttgccaaatcgaaaaaataacttcacacagtgtgtctttttccgatgtatttgttatcattcgtagcgttgatcagcagagaaataattcaccaaagtcgttgacgtcgcttagcaaccgaatacgaatgtagtctacagcattgagaagaacCGTGTAATAATTAAGGGATAATttatagaatgccggtcattatcgggaaaataagccccgacagggcgaacaggacaccgacgcgcagcgagggtaattggttcccactgaaggggcttaaattcgaccggcgacgttctatacattatcccgcttattacacggctatgtgccaaaacgaaaaaatgacttcacatggtgtggcttgttactatttatttgttactagcattcgtagtgttgatcagcagagaaattgtccgccaaagacgttgacgtcgcttagcaaccgaagacgctggggttgaaaagttaccggacttcttgaggagtgataccaaagacgtcattggtgggtacaaaatgattcttgacgaaatctggtggggacgcgtccccagcGTAATCGATGCCTATGTCCGAAACCCATTTAAAAggtagggtaaggggtaaggggttgggctaacatccccttaaaatttagattttcgatgggcacactCAAAGAAACTGAGAACGCTCCAGgtgtgacttgctcccacaataccttgcgagaaaatggGAAATCAAGAAAAGATGGCGGGCAAAAAGATGCAACAGGATTGAAAaccacaaatgtaagtgttttctaTGTTAATAATCACGCCGGGGTCTACGCGGTAGCTCGGCCACGGGCTCCGCAGCCCGGCCTCAGGCAGCACACGGCTGGGCGGCCCGCGGTCGGGGAGCTGCCGGGCTCATGTGGCATGATATCTATATGTTCCTTGTTCTAGGGGGACTCCAGGTTGAAGATAAGCTTTAATTTCCTGCCAAGTAATGCAGTAATTCGTTTTAAAAATGCTTATTAGCCTGGAGTATGGTGAGTCAATGTGATGTCGTTTCTTTTTATAAACCtgtgtattttttcatttattt from Gadus morhua chromosome 11, gadMor3.0, whole genome shotgun sequence carries:
- the LOC115553796 gene encoding LOW QUALITY PROTEIN: juxtaposed with another zinc finger protein 1 (The sequence of the model RefSeq protein was modified relative to this genomic sequence to represent the inferred CDS: inserted 2 bases in 1 codon) is translated as HDTATASFFSNICRFGGCGLSCDSLAELIGHIEENRIDTVPRLLETQEQQQPTYVALSYVNRFMIKAARRENQTVRKKSQPKLSLSLSSTGEGLTQSLHTPGTPAARQRQPVTPPMNSSSSFHSSTPTGSECDEEVDYEDXRRSAISSESILGSMGMNGVDEKPFACPVPGYNKRYKNVNGIKYHAKNGHRNQIRARKPFKCHCWKNNKASQGLRHHTIHFHPPLSADIICKM